TCCATATTACGTATCAATCCTCTGACTATTTGTGAAATGACTTTGATATGTGCAGCTAAATTGTAATTACTTGCTAAAAAAcgacaataaaaaacaacttttggaaaatgaaacaaaatatattcctttattagtcccacagggAGAAATTCCAAATTTCAATAGTTTGTATTTTATACTACAAATGAATGTTGTGCTCTCACAGGGCCATTCATTATTCTTGAAAAGGTCTTAAGACTTAAGGCTCGTGTCTTAAGGTATCATCCATGTAATCTTGTTCAGTATTCAGGTTTGGAACAAATACATTAAGGTCATCTAATTCCAGAGTTTACTGCTGATAAATTTAGCTTTCTGTCTTACACAGCtttaaacaaaacattacataaataaaaaaaaaaacaatcacaagaaTCTGTAATAAAAATCACCATCATGGATAAACATATGGGAAGGTACTGCAAAATTATATTAAAGTTCTGCTCAGTTTATGTGCAATTCAATTTTTAACAAACTAAGTACTAGCACTCAATGTGCAACACCTCTCCATCTCATGAAATTTTGAATATCTACCTTTGAAtctatatataaattattatacaAGAGACATTCTGTTTATAGAAGCAACATCATCTTCAGAGAAATGtttgagatatttttaaattgtcattctgtagtgagagcagggaacaagtggaggagaagctagagaggtggaggtttgtcctggaaaggagaggaatgaaggttagccgcagtaagacagagtaaaaGTATTTGAAAGAGAGGACCCAAGTGAAAGagtttacagggagaagagatcaagaaggtggaggattttaagtacttaaggtcaacagtccagagcaatggagagtgtggaaaagaggtgaagaagcgtgtacaggcaggatagaacgggtggaggaaagtgtcaggtgtgatgtgtgatagaagagtttcagttaaaatgaaaggaaaggtgtacaaaactgtggtgagaccagcgatgttgtttggtctggagacagtgtcactgaagaaaagaaaggagacagagctggaggtagcagagatgaagatgctgaggttctctctgggagtgaccaggaaggataggatcaggaatgagtacatcagagggacagcacatgttagaggttgtggagataaagtcagagaggccagactgagatggtttggacatgtccagaggagagatagtgaatatattggtggaaggatgctgagttttgaactgccaggcaggaggcctagaggaagactaaagaggaggtttatggatgtagtgaaagaggacatgaaggtagttggtgtgagagaagaggatgcagaagacagggttagatggaggcaatggTAACAGTAGCAGGCAACAGTTACTTTTCCAAAACTCTCAACAATCTCTTTGAACTAATCTTTTATCTTCATGTTGTACCATGAGCACTCTTTTAATAGTGACCCAAGCTGCTGTTATTCAAAACATAACTAAAAGGGTGTCTAAGCAATCATTCAAGAAATTAAATTCAtgaatttcacattttgttcTGGTCTTTCCTGTCTCCTTAGctcatttttaaaagtgaaatgaCTGTAACTTGATTATAACTAGTTATTTATCCACACCACTGTGCATAAATAACTAATGTCTGATAGCCTCTTTCcgtcattaattatttttagacaGGCACATTGaggatttaaacattttttcagaccATATTTAGCAaaccaaaataaatgacaaataaatgattttcaATTTATGTTGTAAAATGAAATTCTTAAGCTTTAGTTTATTCACTCCTGAGCAAGTATGAATGTCTCAATATTCCAATAATACGTTTTGTTGTAAAaccatattttttctttttgagataGAGACTTTTTCCCTCCTCTCTGATTCCTCtaaattttttgtaatttatagTCCATAATATGTTATCAAGTTTATTATCATGTTGTCTGCCTctgaaaaacactgacaatggTGACACGTTAGTCAATAAAAAACTAAGCATGCACAACGTATGACTTTCCAAAggtatgaaaatatattttcacaaaGTTCCTTTACTGCTTTATAGATttctatatttgtttttgttgttgttgtttgccaGTTGTCAGGTAGATTTAGTTTccttaattattttgtttaagaAGGACGACTCAGAGCGACCCTGAGTAGTCTGCAGGTCTGATCATCATCGTAGTGGACATCAGCGAGTAGCCCGAGCCTTTCCAGTAGTACCATTTGATTCCATTGAAGCGATTAGAGTTTTGGCCGTGAGGGTAATACATCCCATTTAAATTTGATGGACCACAGGCATCAAACCACCAACCTAGAAAatcaaaagaataataaaaatgaaatgttattgTCATACTGTAATGTgacaaatctttttcttttttttaaaaactgatgatCTCATCTACCTCCGACAGGTATGTGATTTGCTGTGAGATCAGGAAAGTAATGAACTGACTTTGGTGAAATTTACAACGAGCTTAATAAAGTTGGAACATAAAAGTGAAGTGTGCTCTGTTGCAGCAGCATAGGTGAAGCAGGAGTTTGCTTACGTAAAGCAATTCCACTGGAAATGCTAGGGAGACGTGTGGACACAATTCAAGCAAGGCACAACAAAGTGGGGAATATTGAAAGTTGATATTTAAAAGAGAATATggtcattaaaaatgtgtttatgttaAAGGTTTATAGTACATCTTTTCACATGCCACATTCATACGTATTTACTACacaatgaaaatgtttcttaataaacagacagatttgtgattgtaatctttatttattctttttacacAATTGGTGCCACTTAGTCACAATTGTGTTTCATCTGCTAATGCAGTCCCCTGTGTGAGACCCCTCATGGGAAAAAGGGATGGGGTTATGGTTTTTATGCTTTCATGCTCACTTGGCAGACCCCAATGCAGAGGAGACAAACTCCTGGCAGCAGAGTCACTTCCAGTGGAATGGAGGAGGACCCTTAAGCCACaagaagagagagggaaaagCTCTGTTCCCAGGCTATTAATGTCAACCATTGTAAAAGCTGAATTCCCCAATGAGTTGATCAGTGATTAACTCTAAGCTAATTGTGGTCTTTGACCTGGCTACAAAAGTGAGGGAGTGCTTAAATGCCCTTGAAGATTTTTGGGGTAAGTGCCAAGATATGGGCGAGTGGGAATTTCTTCTCAAACAAGTGCCATCACAAATTTGCAAAAATAGTTATGTTTTCATGACAAGCAGAATGGCTGTCACTAagttattcagaaaaaaaaaacattttcttaccTCCTGTTGTCAGTTGTGAGCATTTGCAAACACATTTGTCATTGTCTGCATCCTTTGTACTGAAATCACTTCCTGGCTGCCCAATACTGCTTATTTTGCCTGCTGTTCCACTAAAACCTTTAAGGTATATCCTGTAGAATAGAAAAGGAATACTGAAATAAAGAGGAAGTCCGTACTTGCTGTTCCTCAAAAGGCAACAATCCATGTATTAATACAGTTAGAGGGGCTTAGAATTTGGCATAAAGATTAAAGTCAGATGTGCATTACAGTTGTTTTGTACAGTATTTCTGTACAGTATTTCGTATTTTCaattttatggatttttttaaatctactgATGCAATTTCTGAGTTATTCGGAGCTACTCAGTAAGTAATCCAATGCCAAATTGAATAGAACTTCAATTTGGCATTGAAGGTCTGTTTTCAAGGTCTGTTTGTCAAAATTCAAAGGACATGTCCTTATCTCTCTTGAAATTAGCTTAGCTTTGTAAAGCAAATACTGTTGAAGGTTGTTTTACTACCCGGAGTTGCAGATTCAGTGTTACAAACTTCCTATTTTTCAAACACGGTCCAATTTTATTACGCTTTCTTTGGCCTGATGCCAGTAAAACTGCATCAGGAAGTAAACACTCTTGCAGGAGAGAAACTCCATCCAGAGGAATAAGTGtgaaaacaaaagacatttgTCTTTTGCTTGCAGGTTGGCATTTCTGTacatgatttctttttgtttagttttgtttgttgtctaAAAATGGCAGCAGTCTTTTGCCCCATTTTCAGGATAGATCTCAAGAGCACTAGTGTAAAAGAGACACTTTTTTTGCTGATGGGCTTGAACAACGTGAGCCTTACATTTTTTTGCTTCATGCTGAACTTTAAAAGTGTCCAATAATTGTCAGTCACCTGACAGATGTGTTTTCCTCATTGTCAGTACAACCTACCTGTAATTGTGTGCTTCACTGTCTAGAGAAAACTGGTCATATTGTGAGAATTCAGAGTTTCCTTCCCAGTCACTTAGTTGGATCCGCAGTTTGTAGGACTGCTGACTTGTGAGCCTGGACACAAATTCATTTCCTAGCCAGAATTCACCTGAAGGTTCCCCGAAACCCTGAAAAGACAGTTAATGACCGTTTCTGTGATTGCACAGTAGTTATTTTGTCATGGAGTGAAAACAAGTAATGAAAGCACATAACCAACTTCCGTTGGTTTAaccaaaaaaattcacattcacagtaagatattgaaaataaaatgtcagtttAAAACTGAGCTGCTATTGTGGTAGAAATGGTATGAAAGCTTTCCTCTGTGTTAAGAGCTCTGTAAGGCTTTGAGACTGGActggaattttttattttattttttggcccCTCTAACTCCTGTTAAACTTTTGAAAGTGAGGTTACTGTGGGTTTTCTTGAATAGCAGATTGCGATTATCTATGATATCTGTGCAGGCATTTGGTTGCGGCTATAGATACTCCTTGTATCTAGAGCGAGGCCCTTAAAACACTTTAGTCAGTGGCTGGATGGAAAACCAAATCTGCACACTGTATtgtgcatttgtaaataaaactgTAGTCTAGGTTGCATTTATTTAGGAGAAGAATTTCTTCCTGACAATCAGTACCTCTTTGTACTCTTGCCACGTACGGTGAAAGTCAACACGGCCGTCAAAGCGTTTTTGTAGTACTGTCCATCCACCGCCATCTGTCTCCATGTCACAGAACGCCTTcgaaaacaaagataaaagaGTCAATGTGATTAATCAATCAAAATGCACACTTCACagattttgaaatgaaagaatTTGTGTCCATTTGTAATTTGACAATGGAATTCTTTTTGAATTGGGTTCAAACAAATGTCACGTTTTGGGGTGGGGATACAGACTGAAATCCAAAATCCCCTGAAAAGTATCTCGGGAAATCACAGGTGCAAGCTCAAGAATGCCCATCATTAAGTATGACCACATGTTAACTGAGCTGCCCTCAAATACAGAACTGTTCACTGAGGCATGTGCATTTATGACTCAGTGCATGCctgtgcacatacagtatgaatCTGCACTGTTCTGGCACTGGAACTAACAGACGAATATATGCCATATGTACATTAACTATGTAAACCAGTCTGGATTAATTAAACAGGTGAAATGTACCTTAACCTCCATTGTAGTGTTTGGAATTGTGAGGGTGTGGACTCCACTTTGGGTATTTCCTGACTTGAAGATGGCAGCACAGTCAACAAATGTTGTAGGAGTGTCCTGCATCATGGTAGGTTTGTTCTCTGCAAAACATATAACAACAGGGATGTGAATGTAACAACAGTTTTTGCGGAGCCATGTCCTTAGATTCATTCATGCAGATAGAAGATGCATATCTCTTCTGCTTGTCATTGATGACTACTACAACGTAAAGGTGTTACGATGAACTGATTTGGGGACTCACCCCCAGCTGAGCCAACAGAGATGGTCTGGATGAGGTTGTTCACAGTATCCAGTAgctcctgctgctgatgctgcagtaCAGTGTTGTTAGAGGAGACTTtgagcagctgctgctccaaCTCGCCGATGATGGCCGTCTGCTTCAGTATTAGAGtctgaagctgctgcttttCATCTCTGAGGAGCTTCAGCTCCATCTGTCTCTGCTCCTGCATATCCTCCATCTTTTTCTCCAGAAAGCTGAGGAGAAGCAAGAACAAGACACTGTGATCCGGGAGCTTTGTCTTTGCCTTGCATATCCACTTGAGGCCTATTGGAGGCCCTGAAAATTAGCAGCATCCATTATTTGCCATTTGATATGATGCACTGACCTGTTTTTGTCGTTCAGCTTGttgatttcatttgtttggaCAATTAGTTGTTTTTCCAACTTGTTGGTTGTCAGAGAATTTTCAAGAAGTCTTCGCTCAAGTCGAGTCGTGTGATGAATTACCTGAAAAGAGGACGGTTTGGACAGAGTGTGATCCTTGAAATTACTCCTTAATTTTAGTGTCTAATATAGCAATAGCACATCCTTTATCAAATTCTAAAAATGTACCATTAAAAACTTGGCAAACAATGAATATGTCAGTTCAAATTCTAAGGGCCACAACAgtctttttgaaaatgtggcTGGTCAACTGTGAATTTATTAGGTTCTGGATCAAGTGCAGCTGAAGCATTTTGCACTTGTAGAGTCTGCACACAgccgtttaaaaaaaatggaaaaacatgtcagaaaaaaacaagcaaattcCCACCACAGCAGATGTACCTGAACACGGGAAACATTGCAAATCCACCTATTTTCACAGACAGATGTATTGAACTAAACATTGGGGTTGAGGACCTTGCCTCTAATTTCCCATTTTGGAGGAACTGAACTCAGCAAAAAGCAGGTTGTTTGCATGGATCCATGTGTCTCCACTGGAACTGTTGACGTCTTTGGACAGACGGATGTGTGATTGTGACAAACTGATAGACCCTTTCTGTGGGAATATGAGTGGTGCTAATAACAGGAAATGCTGTACAGTTGGCTCACATAAGGTCACTGACGTGTAGCCACAATAATAAACTGACTCATTCATGCCTGTTTTTCCcctcagttattttttttagtctgaGATAACATTATTTAATAGAATGTATTGTAGAAAACATATTAATGTATTCATGtctttgaaaaaacattttcatggacatgtttttctgttacGGAGACTGTTATGCTCACATGTAAACAGGTGTGAACTGTTTTTACAGTGTGCTGTTGAAtaacatgtgtgcatgttttagCGTATTGTCCTTCCGTGTGTTTGAATAGCGCTGCAGCCTCACCTGTGCCTCCACGTTGGTCAGCTTCCTTGTTTGCTCTGCTGTTTGACTTAGTAGGTTTGTCCCAATTTCAATCATTGTGGCTGTGTGGTTGTGTACAGCAGTTTGTTGGATTTGGACTATGTCCTGCTTCATGCTGTCCTGGATGTAGTTCTCTAGCTGCAGCACAGAACATAGACATTGATTAGGACCAACAAGCAGTAGAGATATTGTGCAAAATGATTTCATGTGACAGCTTAGAGATTGAAAACTTGTATTCTTGCTGTTCCTGACAAACCACATTTGTGCATGATTAGTAGGTTTCTTTACGTTTGGATTAACGTCATATGATAAGGAAGTCAAACCATGTTCTTCTTGTTATGGGATGTGTAGCCATACTTCATCAGGAATAGCAGATAACAGAGAAGccttttgtaatttttataattAGTTTCTTTGACACATCAAACTTTGGACTTTATGTAAGACTTTGTTAACCGTGTTGTGTTGTTAACTGTTCCATAAGGTGCGTTCCCAGGAATTTCCCTGCAACAAAGATGATATCAGTTTGAAAAATCTTGAGTAATATCATTTGTGCTCCATCTGTAAGGGATAAGTGCATGAGAATATGCCCTTAACAACCTATTTGCAAATAGATTAATTGTGCTAATGTCAGAGTTTTGTGATGGAGCACTGTTCTATTATTTTAAGAGCTATTGGGATTTACATGACCAGAGTTGTCCCATAGCAAAGTACTTTCAGCAATTTTTCATTACTAGTGTCAGTCATTTTGGAGTGAAAATCATGTATGTATTACTATGTATTGTTATTTCTCAATCTAAAGTAGTGAAATTGTCCAAATCCTTTGATATTTATTGTTCATATGTATCACTGTAATTCAGgagcataaaaaacatttacagttgaTTCATTGGAACAGTGGAGATTCTCTCTGGGTGTGAAAAGGGACGTGTTTCATCTGCACATAGTTTGTTCTTATCTACCTTACGGTATTGTCAGATTTAGGCTGAGGCCAATCATTAAGTTATTTCCTGCACGGTGTTCCTGAGTGGCAATCAGGTCACAGGACTTGTAAACAGGATGGAAGTGTTGAGTGAGGAGTTACATCCTTCATGACAGTGTGACTGGAAACCAGTGTCAGTAAGTGTATGTAATCACTGTTGTTATTTACTCATCAGTAAGACGACAATCACTGTTATtagcatttatttttagcaaTTACAAGCGACAGCAACAATGAGTGCAGAGTTTGTTTGACTTCCTTTCATGACAGTCGTGGAGACACGCAGCGAGGCCTGGTAGTTGGACAGTTGTCATGAATTGTTAACAGGATGTCCCATTGACACTGAGCAGTCTAATCAGTTGTTTACTCCCTTTGCTTCAAAGGTGTCAGTAAGGAATGACTCCACTCACATGAGACATTGACAACAAAGTGTTTTACTTTAGCTGCCGTTAGATGGTACTGCGGAAATAAGAGTTTTACAAAGCAAGTGACTCCTGTCTGATTTTAGATAGAAATAGAAAACAATATGCAGGAAATAGTTCCAAACTCAAAACAGGGTACTGAAAACTTTCCCAacgtacattttttttctttgtgtcttctcATTCAAATTAGAATTTTTCTGTTTGGATATTCCACTTCTAATTATTAAATCATAGATTTACCACAGTAGACCACTTCTCTAGAGgcttaaatatttatattgacGGCAGTCGATGACTTGACGACCAGATTTAGCAACGTTGAATAATTCCACTGTCTAAGAAAGCAGACCCACAGTGTTTTGATTTATAGTTAATGATTCTCTGTTTCGCTATTAGACTTCTTGGATGTTGTTAAAGGTATTGCAAACCAGTTCCGTTTGTGACGGCACATTATAAAGTCAAAAGACCTAAACCTTTGCTGTTATTTCTTCtctcatatttattttcttctgtgcaAATGGAGGCACTCAAGTTGCACAACAGAAGAAGGTCCTGGAATCCTCCGTGAATCTGAGAAATGTGTAACCTGTCATTATGTGCTGTGGACTTTGGGAAATTTTCACATTTGCGACTGGTCTGTGATTGCTGAAGCAGCGTTGGAGCTGTTGTTTGTCAGCATAGTTACTGAGTAGTGTTGTCTGGATTAACATCAAAGAAGAGTCTCCGCCATCCTCTCCTGTGGATCACATCACAGCTTGTTTCATGCAATGAGAAGCAAATTGCGTGATCAAGCTGTGATGTGTCCTCATCTCACCGCTTCATTTGTATAGCTGAatagaggagaagaaaagaaagaattttCTGCTTTCTGCTGCTGGAGGTAATGACTCCACATACTGAAATAGGAGTGTGAAACCTTTGAGTGGACACCTGCTTCGAGTCTTTGTCAGTCAACAGACCTTTGTCTTTTTGCACTTAACGAACTTGTCTCACAGACACCAGGCAAATTCTCTGATTGTtcccacatttttatttatttattttttggttacTGGTCTAAATTAACTAGACTGATTTTGCCCTGCCTTTAATTAGGTGAGACATTTTTACCActcttttattttgtggttttgAAGACTAACACACGGCCTTTCCCAAAAAGTCGCCATCAGGATTTAACAAAGCCAAAAAGTACAGGAGCAAGTACAATTTACTACATTTAAACAACAATATTTGCCCAAAGAATGAGATCACCGGACCACCTGGATACTAAACTGAATGGCCACATCAGTccaacaacagattttttttcttccctgatGCACAGGCATATTATAGGATGACAGTAAAGG
This is a stretch of genomic DNA from Antennarius striatus isolate MH-2024 chromosome 11, ASM4005453v1, whole genome shotgun sequence. It encodes these proteins:
- the angpt2a gene encoding angiopoietin-2a translates to MLNVDLFVLSFCLGLGPGYSAVGKKEYQVQNGPCSYTFLLPEQENCQTQSSNYNYPVQKDGTMDSDESAQRLEQLEITMENNTQWLLKLENYIQDSMKQDIVQIQQTAVHNHTATMIEIGTNLLSQTAEQTRKLTNVEAQVIHHTTRLERRLLENSLTTNKLEKQLIVQTNEINKLNDKNSFLEKKMEDMQEQRQMELKLLRDEKQQLQTLILKQTAIIGELEQQLLKVSSNNTVLQHQQQELLDTVNNLIQTISVGSAGENKPTMMQDTPTTFVDCAAIFKSGNTQSGVHTLTIPNTTMEVKAFCDMETDGGGWTVLQKRFDGRVDFHRTWQEYKEGFGEPSGEFWLGNEFVSRLTSQQSYKLRIQLSDWEGNSEFSQYDQFSLDSEAHNYRIYLKGFSGTAGKISSIGQPGSDFSTKDADNDKCVCKCSQLTTGGWWFDACGPSNLNGMYYPHGQNSNRFNGIKWYYWKGSGYSLMSTTMMIRPADYSGSL